A window of the Cynocephalus volans isolate mCynVol1 chromosome 10, mCynVol1.pri, whole genome shotgun sequence genome harbors these coding sequences:
- the LOC134386948 gene encoding thymosin beta-10-like — protein MADKPDMGEIASFDKAKLKKTETQEKNTLPTKETTEQEKRSEIS, from the coding sequence ATGGCAGACAAGCCGGACATGGGGGAAATCGCCAGCTTCGATAAGGCCAAGCTGAAGAAAACGGAGACGCAGGAGAAGAACACCCTGCCGACCAAAGAGACCACTGAGCAGGAGAAGCGGAGTGAAATCTCTTAA